One stretch of Vulpes lagopus strain Blue_001 chromosome 12, ASM1834538v1, whole genome shotgun sequence DNA includes these proteins:
- the TMEM33 gene encoding transmembrane protein 33 isoform X2 gives MADAAPNGPQGAGAVQFMMTNKLDTAMWLSRLFTVYCSALFVLPLLGLHEAASFYQRALLANALTSALRLHQRLPHFQLSRAFLAQALLEDSCHYLLYSLIFVNSYPVTMSIFPVFLFSLLHAATYTKKVLDAKGSNSLPLLRSILDKLSANQQNILKFIACNEIFLMPATVFMLFSGQGSLLQPFIYYRFLTLRYSSRRNPYCRTLFNELRIVVEHVIMKPACPLFVRRLCLQSIAFISRLAPTG, from the exons ATGGCGGATGCGGCCCCGAACGGCCCCCAGGGGGCGGGCGCCGTG caatTCATGATGACCAATAAGCTGGACACAGCAATGTGGCTTTCTCGCTTGTTCACAGTTTACTGTTCTGCTTTGTTTGTCCTGCCTCTTCTTGG GTTGCATGAAGCTGCAAGCTTTTACCAGCGTGCTTTACTGGCAAATGCTCTTACCAGTGCTCTGAGGCTGCACCAAAGATTACCACATTTCCAGTTAAGCAGAGCATTCCTGGCCCAGGCTCTATTAGAAGACAGCTGCCACTACCTGCTGTACTCACTCATTTTTGTCAATTCCTACCCTGTTACAA TGAGTATTTTTCCAGTCTTCTTGTTCTCTTTGCTTCATGCTGCCACATACACGAAAAAGGTCCTTGAT GCAAAGGGTTCAAATAGTTTACCTCTGCTGAGATCTATCTTGGATAAATTAAGTGCTAATCAACAGAATATCCTGAAATTCATTGCTTGTAATGAAATATTCTTGATGCCTGCTACAGTTTTTATGCTTTTTAg tggtCAAGGAAGTTTGCTCCAGCCTTTTATATACTACAGATTTCTTACTCTTCGATATTCCTCTCGAAGAAATCCATATTGTCG GACCTTGTTTAATGAACTGAGGATTGTTGTTGAACATGTAATAATGAAACCGGCTTGCCCACTGTTTGTGAGAAGACTTTGTCTCCAGAGTATTGCTTTTATAAGCAGACTGGCACCAACA GGTTGA
- the TMEM33 gene encoding transmembrane protein 33 isoform X1 — MADAAPNGPQGAGAVQFMMTNKLDTAMWLSRLFTVYCSALFVLPLLGLHEAASFYQRALLANALTSALRLHQRLPHFQLSRAFLAQALLEDSCHYLLYSLIFVNSYPVTMSIFPVFLFSLLHAATYTKKVLDAKGSNSLPLLRSILDKLSANQQNILKFIACNEIFLMPATVFMLFSGQGSLLQPFIYYRFLTLRYSSRRNPYCRTLFNELRIVVEHVIMKPACPLFVRRLCLQSIAFISRLAPTVA; from the exons ATGGCGGATGCGGCCCCGAACGGCCCCCAGGGGGCGGGCGCCGTG caatTCATGATGACCAATAAGCTGGACACAGCAATGTGGCTTTCTCGCTTGTTCACAGTTTACTGTTCTGCTTTGTTTGTCCTGCCTCTTCTTGG GTTGCATGAAGCTGCAAGCTTTTACCAGCGTGCTTTACTGGCAAATGCTCTTACCAGTGCTCTGAGGCTGCACCAAAGATTACCACATTTCCAGTTAAGCAGAGCATTCCTGGCCCAGGCTCTATTAGAAGACAGCTGCCACTACCTGCTGTACTCACTCATTTTTGTCAATTCCTACCCTGTTACAA TGAGTATTTTTCCAGTCTTCTTGTTCTCTTTGCTTCATGCTGCCACATACACGAAAAAGGTCCTTGAT GCAAAGGGTTCAAATAGTTTACCTCTGCTGAGATCTATCTTGGATAAATTAAGTGCTAATCAACAGAATATCCTGAAATTCATTGCTTGTAATGAAATATTCTTGATGCCTGCTACAGTTTTTATGCTTTTTAg tggtCAAGGAAGTTTGCTCCAGCCTTTTATATACTACAGATTTCTTACTCTTCGATATTCCTCTCGAAGAAATCCATATTGTCG GACCTTGTTTAATGAACTGAGGATTGTTGTTGAACATGTAATAATGAAACCGGCTTGCCCACTGTTTGTGAGAAGACTTTGTCTCCAGAGTATTGCTTTTATAAGCAGACTGGCACCAACAGTTGCGTAG